Proteins co-encoded in one Musa acuminata AAA Group cultivar baxijiao unplaced genomic scaffold, Cavendish_Baxijiao_AAA HiC_scaffold_1077, whole genome shotgun sequence genomic window:
- the LOC135666222 gene encoding transcription factor BEE 1-like, with protein sequence MTTRHAPTPTVPRPPRLTDAPLTLPKLGSPRNARDDDRRHQRYDPPPAGWPIRSLGCFYKVHVRARRGQATDSHSLAERVRRERINERMRCLQGLVPGCYKAMGMAGMLDEIINYVQSLQNQVEFLSLKLSAASSFYDCCFDMGMETLSTPQAGDGQETDEAAVRPVGEEYGGCTTGFPL encoded by the exons ATGACGACACGACATGCgcccacacccaccgtacccaGACCCCCTCGGCTGACCGACGCTCCCCTCACCCTGCCGAAGCTcggctctccacgcaacgcccgcgacgacgacagacgccatcagaggtacgaccctcctcctgcaggatggcccatcag GTCCCTGGGCTGTTTCTACAAGGTTCATGTGAGGGCAAGAAGAGGCCAAGCCACTGACAGCCACAGCCTAGCCGAGAGG GTGAGAAGAGAGAGGATTAATGAAAGAATGCGCTGTTTACAAGGCCTGGTTCCCGGCTGCTACAAG GCCATGGGCATGGCCGGAATGCTCGACGAGATAATTAACTATGTACAATCACTGCAGAACCAAGTTGAG TTCCTTTCGCTGAAACTTTCGGCTGCAAGCTCCTTCTACGACTGCTGCTTCGACATGGGCATGGAGACTCTCTCCACACCACAG GCAGGTGATGGGCAGGAGACAGATGAGGCAGCTGTGAGACCGGTGGGAGAGGAGTATGGGGGTTGTACCACCGGCTTTCCTCTGTAG
- the LOC135666223 gene encoding DNA damage-repair/toleration protein DRT100-like, producing MDNMQPLCLVFLFLCSTLLLQWSQGCHPHDRSALLAFKASITADPSGLLRSWDSATDCCSAWDGVACDAATGRVVNVSRPGLSSGPDFISDASIAGRLSPALGDLFSLRLLDLSNLKQLAGPIPPALGRLSNTSSSTPTNSPVASPPRSQTSPDY from the coding sequence ATGGATAACATGCAGCCGCTGtgcctcgtcttcctcttcctctgctcCACCCTATTGCTGCAGTGGTCGCAGGGATGTCACCCCCACGACCGTTCGGCCCTTCTCGCCTTCAAGGCCAGCATCACCGCCGACCCCTCCGGCCTCCTCCGCTCCTGGGACTCGGCCACGGACTGTTGCTCCGCGTGGGACGGCGTGGCCTGCGACGCTGCCACTGGCCGCGTCGTCAACGTCTCCCGCCCTGGCCTCTCCTCGGGGCCCGACTTCATCTCCGACGCCTCCATTGCCGGGAGGCTCTCGCCTGCCCTCGGCGACCTCTTCTCCCTCCGGTTGCTCGATCTCAGCAACCTCAAGCAGCTCGCCGGCCCCATTCCACCCGCCCTCGGCCGCCTCTCGAACACCTCCTCCTCGACTCCAACCAACTCACCGGTTGCATCCCCTCCGCGTTCGCAAACCTCACCTGACTattaa
- the LOC135666225 gene encoding uncharacterized protein LOC135666225 → MELISFSKGTSQLDCEHDHHYALLQRETEKLRVDIEKMRSELRSDMKSTRCIFDELRDELAKQRAETTELITKLDREILALRAQLDAAKHDAIKLFIGILVSMSFKAAAFLRRFL, encoded by the exons ATGGAATTAATATCATTCAGTAAAGGTACATCTCAGTTGGATTGTGAACAT GATCATCACTATGCATTGCTGCAACGAGAGACTGAAAAACTTCGAGTTGATATCGAGAAAATGCGTAGTGAACTTAGGTCTG ATATGAAATCGACAAG GTGCATATTTGACGAGTTACGTGACGAGTTAGCGAAACAAAGGGCAGAAACCACAGAACTTATTACCAAACTCGACAGG GAAATCCTTGCATTAAGGGCACAGTTAGACGCAGCAAAACACGATGCCATAAAGTTGTTCATTGGTATTCTTGTTTCTATGTCGTTCAAAGCAGCAGCCTTTCTTCGACGGTTTCTCTAA